A single region of the Kocuria rosea genome encodes:
- a CDS encoding metal-sensitive transcriptional regulator, with protein MEPTIDMAAVVRRLNRIEGQVRGITRMVEQDRYCIDVLTQVAAVSGALHEVALVLLKDHMSRCLIQAADAGGPAQEAKLQEAVDAIARLVRG; from the coding sequence ATGGAACCCACCATCGACATGGCAGCTGTGGTGCGGCGCCTGAACCGCATCGAGGGACAGGTCCGTGGCATCACCCGGATGGTCGAGCAGGACCGGTACTGCATCGATGTCCTCACCCAGGTCGCTGCGGTGTCCGGGGCCCTGCACGAGGTGGCGCTGGTCTTGCTGAAGGATCACATGAGCCGCTGTCTCATCCAAGCTGCCGACGCCGGCGGCCCCGCGCAGGAGGCCAAGCTCCAGGAAGCAGTGGACGCTATCGCTCGGCTGGTCCGTGGCTGA
- a CDS encoding phosphoketolase: MTTPKTTLPPPLAQAPLSEEELNQLDAWWRAANYLSVGQIYLLDNPLLKEPLSLEHIKPRLLGHWGTTPGLNLIYAHLNRVIKARALSAMYVTGPGHGGPGLVACAYLDGTYSEVYPDIGRDADGLRRLFRQFSFPGGIPSHVAPETPGSIHEGGELGYSLMHAYGAAFDNPDLLVACVIGDGEAETGPLAASWHSNKFLDPVHDGAVLPILHLNGYKIANPTVLARIPEEELMSLLRGYGHEPYLVSGSDPVQVHQRFAAVLDEVLEDIRRIQDQAREGTVTERPRWPLIVLRTPKGWTGPAEVDGLPTENTWRSHQVPLSGLREHPQHLRQLEEWLRSYRPEELFDADGALVPQLVQLAPEGTHRMSANPVTNGGAVLQPLRLPDFRDYAVDVPSPGTTVHEATRVLGTWLRDVIRDNPRTFRLMGPDETASNRLNAVFEVTDRVWQAQMLPTDEGLARSGRVMEVLSEHLCQGWLEGYLLTGRHGLFSCYEAFIHIVDSMVNQHAKWLKVAAEIPWRQPIASLNYLLTSHVWRQDHNGFSHQDPGFIDHLVNKKAEIVRVYLPPDANTLLSVADHCLSSRDYINLIVAGKQPALSYLSMEEAALHCRRGVGIWEWAGNEAPTSPGTAPSAGNQPDSAPVLPDVVMACAGDVPTLEVLAAVDLLRQHLPDLVVRVVNVVDLMRLQPASQHPHGLQEAEFDAIFTTSRPVVFAYHGYPSLIHRLTYRRTNHGNFHVRGFQEEGTTTTPFDVVMLNDLDRFHLVIDVIDRVPGLAEAAAPLRQRMLEGRLRARAYTRAHGEDDPRISAWRWPYAPASAGDPSGQGCC, translated from the coding sequence ATGACGACTCCCAAGACGACGCTCCCTCCCCCGCTGGCACAGGCACCACTGAGCGAGGAGGAACTGAACCAGCTGGACGCATGGTGGCGGGCGGCCAACTACCTGTCGGTGGGGCAGATCTACCTTCTGGACAACCCACTGCTCAAGGAGCCACTGTCCCTAGAGCACATCAAACCCCGGCTGCTGGGCCATTGGGGCACCACCCCTGGGCTGAATCTGATCTACGCGCACCTGAACCGGGTGATCAAGGCCCGAGCCCTGAGCGCGATGTACGTGACCGGACCAGGCCACGGCGGCCCGGGGCTGGTGGCCTGCGCGTACCTGGACGGGACCTACAGCGAGGTCTACCCGGACATCGGCCGGGACGCCGACGGGCTACGGCGTCTGTTCCGCCAGTTCTCTTTCCCTGGCGGGATCCCCAGCCACGTGGCCCCGGAGACCCCCGGATCCATCCACGAAGGCGGGGAACTGGGCTACTCGCTGATGCACGCCTACGGGGCGGCCTTCGACAACCCCGACCTGCTGGTGGCCTGCGTCATCGGCGATGGGGAAGCCGAGACCGGGCCACTGGCGGCCAGCTGGCACTCCAACAAATTCCTCGACCCCGTCCACGACGGAGCCGTCCTGCCGATCCTGCACCTGAACGGCTACAAGATCGCCAACCCGACCGTGCTGGCCCGGATTCCCGAGGAGGAACTGATGAGCCTGTTGCGCGGATACGGGCACGAACCGTATCTGGTCAGTGGGAGCGATCCGGTACAGGTGCATCAACGGTTCGCGGCCGTGCTCGACGAGGTGCTCGAGGACATCCGTCGCATTCAGGACCAGGCCCGGGAGGGCACCGTAACGGAGCGCCCGCGGTGGCCTTTGATCGTGCTGCGCACCCCCAAGGGATGGACCGGGCCCGCGGAGGTGGACGGGTTGCCCACCGAGAACACCTGGCGCTCCCACCAGGTGCCCCTGTCGGGTCTGCGGGAGCACCCGCAGCACCTGCGCCAGCTGGAGGAGTGGCTGCGCTCCTACCGGCCCGAGGAACTCTTCGACGCCGACGGTGCTCTGGTCCCTCAGCTGGTCCAGCTGGCCCCGGAAGGCACCCACCGGATGAGCGCGAACCCGGTCACCAACGGGGGCGCCGTGCTGCAGCCCCTGCGGCTGCCAGATTTCCGGGACTACGCCGTCGATGTCCCGTCCCCGGGCACGACGGTTCACGAGGCCACCCGGGTGCTGGGCACCTGGTTGCGGGACGTGATCCGGGACAACCCGCGCACCTTCCGCCTGATGGGACCCGACGAGACGGCCAGTAACCGGCTCAACGCGGTCTTCGAGGTCACCGACCGGGTCTGGCAGGCGCAGATGCTGCCCACCGACGAGGGGCTGGCTCGCTCCGGCAGGGTGATGGAGGTGCTATCCGAGCACCTGTGCCAAGGCTGGCTGGAGGGATATCTACTCACCGGCCGGCACGGGCTGTTCTCCTGCTACGAGGCGTTCATCCACATCGTGGACTCCATGGTGAACCAGCACGCCAAGTGGTTGAAGGTCGCCGCGGAGATCCCATGGCGCCAGCCGATCGCCTCGCTGAACTACCTGCTGACCTCTCACGTGTGGCGTCAGGACCACAACGGCTTCTCCCACCAGGACCCCGGCTTCATCGATCACCTGGTCAACAAGAAAGCCGAGATCGTGCGCGTCTACCTGCCCCCGGACGCCAACACACTGCTGTCGGTGGCCGACCATTGCCTGAGCAGCCGCGACTACATCAACCTCATCGTCGCCGGCAAGCAACCGGCCCTGTCCTATCTGTCCATGGAGGAGGCGGCATTGCACTGCCGCCGCGGTGTGGGCATCTGGGAATGGGCCGGCAACGAAGCACCAACCTCTCCCGGCACCGCCCCATCCGCAGGCAACCAGCCGGACAGCGCCCCGGTGCTGCCCGATGTGGTGATGGCCTGCGCCGGGGACGTCCCGACCCTGGAGGTCCTCGCGGCTGTGGATCTGCTGCGCCAGCATTTGCCAGACTTGGTCGTGCGTGTGGTCAATGTGGTGGACCTGATGCGCCTGCAACCGGCCAGCCAGCACCCGCACGGGCTGCAGGAGGCAGAGTTCGACGCAATCTTCACCACCAGCCGTCCGGTGGTCTTCGCCTACCACGGCTACCCGTCCCTGATCCACCGGCTGACCTACCGCCGGACCAACCACGGCAACTTCCACGTACGCGGCTTCCAGGAGGAGGGCACGACGACCACCCCTTTCGATGTGGTCATGCTCAACGACCTGGACCGGTTCCACCTGGTCATCGACGTCATCGACCGGGTTCCCGGCCTAGCCGAGGCAGCCGCCCCGCTGCGGCAGCGCATGCTCGAAGGACGGTTGCGGGCCCGCGCCTACACCCGGGCCCACGGAGAGGACGACCCGAGGATCAGCGCCTGGCGCTGGCCCTACGCCCCGGCCAGCGCCGGCGACCCAAGCGGACAGGGGTGCTGCTGA
- a CDS encoding heavy metal translocating P-type ATPase, which produces MSDHETTAVMEVQGVHWASSKAVAEAALSRRPGVLRVEANPVSQTANVTYDPGLTSIKDLTWWVRECGYHCAGQSVPEHVCDPLEEDGTVAGRAGHRVTGDRPGSGLNPTDHGEDAPAGHGQHVVRDAQEVMGHGGGGMSMEAMIRDMRNRFLVAALLSVPITLWSPIGREVLGFTVPAPFGLRDDVLALILSLPVIFYSAWIFFDGAYRALKARTLDMMVLVAVGVSAGWVYSLIVTLTGGGEVFYEAATVLATFVLLGHWVEMRARGGANDAVRTLLELAPSKALVIRDGNTVEIPTAEVMPGDLMLVRPGSKVPTDGVVEDGESEIDESMVTGESLPVAKSTGSEVIGASVNTTGTLRVRATKVGADTALAQIVALVQEAQNSKAPGQRLADRAAFWLVFVALIGGSGTFLVWWLAGASIAQAILFAITVVVITCPDALGLATPTAIMVGTGLGAKRGVLFKNATALETAARIDTVVIDKTGTLTKGEPEVTDFITHGIGEDELLGLVAAVERESEHPLAAAVVNYAEDRGVPALTASNFRNVPGHGAGATVNGRQVFVGNRKLMVAESVDITPVAGQREALASTGRTAVLVAVDGAAAGVIALADAARETAAPAVAAMHEAGIEVVMLTGDNEATAKRIAAQLGIDTVIAEVLPEDKSAKVAELQAEGKRVAMVGDGVNDAPALAKADLGIAIGAGTDVAIETADVVLMRSDPLDVPIALRIGAGTVRKMRQNLTWAIGYNVVALPIAAGVFYPAYGIMLSPEIAAISMSGSSVIVAVNALLLKRLRLPEPPESTSAARVQPDLAPAGSR; this is translated from the coding sequence ATGAGCGATCACGAGACCACGGCCGTCATGGAGGTGCAAGGTGTGCACTGGGCCTCGTCGAAGGCCGTTGCTGAAGCCGCGTTGTCGCGCCGGCCGGGGGTGCTGCGAGTGGAGGCGAATCCTGTCTCCCAGACGGCCAATGTCACCTACGATCCCGGTCTGACCTCGATCAAGGATCTGACCTGGTGGGTGCGGGAGTGCGGTTACCACTGCGCGGGCCAGTCGGTGCCCGAGCACGTGTGCGACCCGCTTGAGGAGGACGGAACCGTCGCTGGACGGGCCGGTCACCGGGTCACCGGTGACCGGCCCGGATCGGGGCTGAACCCCACGGACCATGGCGAGGACGCCCCCGCCGGGCACGGGCAGCACGTTGTTCGTGACGCCCAGGAAGTCATGGGCCATGGCGGCGGTGGCATGTCGATGGAAGCCATGATCCGTGACATGCGCAATCGGTTCCTGGTGGCCGCCCTGCTGTCGGTGCCGATCACGTTGTGGTCCCCGATCGGGCGGGAGGTATTGGGGTTCACGGTCCCGGCCCCGTTCGGTTTACGCGATGACGTCCTTGCGCTAATCCTCTCCCTGCCGGTGATTTTCTATTCGGCCTGGATCTTTTTCGACGGCGCCTACCGGGCGCTAAAGGCCCGCACCCTGGACATGATGGTCTTGGTGGCCGTGGGGGTCAGCGCCGGCTGGGTCTACAGCCTGATCGTGACATTGACCGGTGGCGGCGAAGTGTTCTACGAGGCCGCCACCGTGCTGGCCACCTTCGTGTTGCTGGGGCACTGGGTGGAGATGCGGGCCCGTGGCGGGGCCAACGACGCGGTCCGCACCCTCCTGGAGCTGGCACCCTCCAAGGCGCTGGTGATCCGTGACGGGAATACCGTGGAAATCCCCACCGCCGAGGTCATGCCCGGGGATCTGATGCTGGTACGCCCCGGGTCGAAGGTCCCCACCGACGGTGTGGTCGAGGACGGCGAGTCCGAGATCGACGAATCCATGGTCACCGGCGAAAGCCTGCCGGTGGCCAAGTCCACTGGCTCCGAGGTCATCGGGGCCTCGGTGAACACCACCGGGACCTTACGGGTGCGGGCGACGAAGGTCGGAGCGGACACCGCCCTGGCGCAGATCGTGGCGCTGGTCCAGGAAGCCCAGAACTCCAAGGCACCCGGTCAACGTCTGGCGGATCGGGCCGCGTTCTGGCTGGTGTTCGTGGCGCTGATCGGCGGATCCGGCACCTTTCTTGTCTGGTGGCTGGCCGGGGCGAGCATTGCCCAAGCAATCCTGTTTGCCATCACCGTGGTGGTCATCACCTGCCCCGATGCCCTGGGTCTGGCCACCCCCACCGCGATCATGGTGGGAACGGGTTTGGGCGCCAAACGAGGCGTGCTGTTCAAAAACGCCACGGCCTTGGAAACGGCCGCACGGATCGACACGGTCGTGATCGACAAGACCGGGACCCTGACCAAGGGCGAGCCGGAGGTCACAGACTTCATCACCCACGGGATCGGCGAGGACGAACTCCTGGGCCTCGTGGCGGCCGTCGAACGCGAATCCGAGCACCCGTTAGCTGCCGCGGTCGTGAACTACGCCGAGGACCGCGGCGTCCCGGCCCTGACTGCCAGCAATTTCCGCAACGTCCCGGGCCACGGCGCCGGGGCCACCGTGAACGGGCGGCAGGTTTTCGTGGGTAACCGCAAACTGATGGTGGCCGAGAGCGTCGACATCACCCCGGTGGCCGGACAGCGCGAGGCCCTGGCCTCGACCGGGCGCACCGCGGTGCTGGTGGCCGTGGACGGAGCGGCCGCTGGGGTGATCGCCCTGGCTGATGCCGCCCGGGAGACCGCCGCTCCCGCGGTGGCCGCGATGCACGAGGCAGGGATCGAAGTCGTCATGCTGACCGGTGACAACGAGGCGACCGCCAAGCGGATCGCCGCCCAACTGGGCATCGACACTGTCATCGCCGAAGTCCTACCCGAGGACAAATCCGCCAAAGTGGCGGAACTGCAGGCGGAGGGCAAACGGGTCGCCATGGTCGGCGACGGGGTCAATGACGCCCCAGCCCTAGCCAAGGCCGACCTGGGCATCGCCATCGGCGCCGGCACCGACGTGGCCATTGAAACCGCCGACGTGGTGCTGATGCGCTCCGATCCGTTGGACGTGCCGATCGCCCTGCGGATCGGCGCTGGCACCGTGCGCAAAATGCGCCAGAACCTCACCTGGGCCATCGGCTACAACGTGGTCGCCCTGCCGATCGCCGCCGGGGTCTTCTACCCGGCCTACGGCATCATGCTCAGCCCGGAGATCGCGGCGATCTCGATGTCGGGCTCCAGCGTCATCGTGGCGGTGAATGCCTTGCTGTTGAAGCGGCTGCGGTTGCCGGAACCGCCGGAGTCGACGTCGGCAGCCCGGGTCCAACCAGACCTGGCCCCCGCGGGAAGCCGGTAG